The stretch of DNA TCGGTGTGGTCTTAAATAACATTtagttggtggtggtggtggaagAGGAGGAGGGGGAAAAAATCACAGAAATGAGTGTGGTGTGtacttttgataaaattggaACTTATCAAACAGTCTCGATTCGTAATGGCTTGCACGTGATAAGTTGATTACTTTTATCATCGGACATAACAGAAgtggaagaagaaaaaaaaatgttgcaaaatatcaaactaaaaagttgtttatattttcacCTAAAGTAGAAATCTGCACAAATTGGTGGGAAAAAACTGCCACCAATAAGAACAACATAACCTCATCACACCAGTCCTACTCTATCTTTTCAATTGCTTAAAAAATGACTTATTCTCAATGTGAGAAATCCTGTGTATTATACTGTAGCAATTTCAATCTCTCACCTGATTCCGTTTCCAACGTTTGcaaatatttcattaaaagaaaattgctaaaactgaaaaaaaaaaatagaaaatagaaaataaaatagaacaaatatttctattattattctttctatttttcaagaattattagaCGATAGTAATTTGTTAACAATGCAACCacgtcaacaacaacaacaacaatttgcATCTTCTTTTGCACCTAGAACTCCCACTAAACCCAGATCATCAATTCTTACCCCCATTTCACCAAATAAACTTCTGTCGTTATCACCTActaaagaaagaaaaatcagTGAATCAACTGGATTAGTCAAGTTTTCATTATCGCCAAAGAAATCAACTACCACTACTGCTCCTAAAACCACTCGTAAATCTACCATATTAGCAACACCTACAAAACCGggattatcaattgaagtGCCAATctcatcaccaccaccaaaacaacaaaacccACCTAAATCGCTCAaagatttacaaattgaacaacaaaatttacTAGAAAAATATTCTACTTATCAGGCTCAATTACATGAACATGAAAGACAAgcagaattgaaaaaattggaattattggaaatatcgaaaaaaatagaagaaagTAAACGTCAAGAAGCTATACTTAATGGATCACAAGATATTTACAAACAAGCATATTTACAAAcggaaaaagaattaaatcaattgaatattcGATTGTCACCACCTAGACAAActataaaacaaattccACTAAAAAAGCAAGCATCATTTTTGATGAATCAAGCTATTGATGAATGTACAAATGTGAAAAAGAAGGcatcaataatattcaaTAACCATTCTACTGCTAGTAGTAATAATCGTGAAATGGTTTCtccattgaaaaaacaag from Candida albicans SC5314 chromosome R, complete sequence encodes:
- a CDS encoding uncharacterized protein (Protein of unknown function; Hap43-repressed; Spider biofilm repressed); its protein translation is MQPRQQQQQQFASSFAPRTPTKPRSSILTPISPNKLSSLSPTKERKISESTGLVKFSLSPKKSTTTTAPKTTRKSTILATPTKPGLSIEVPISSPPPKQQNPPKSLKDLQIEQQNLLEKYSTYQAQLHEHERQAELKKLELLEISKKIEESKRQEAILNGSQDIYKQAYLQTEKELNQLNIRLSPPRQTIKQIPLKKQASFLMNQAIDECTNVKKKASIIFNNHSTASSNNREMVSPLKKQASFIVNQALDECNNVKQKASMIFNNQNEELQTFIKSSNDKFDVLAKQTNKFFNNNFKIFEKNDPQPNNIADSSFNIENLEGVIYERSFEIDIDDYDSSFD